From the Acidobacteriota bacterium genome, the window AGAAGCGGAACAGGGCGAAGGCTTGCTGCTTTTCGATCCTGACCACTTGAGCGACGGCGTCCACGTGGCCCTGGACGAAGTGCCCCCCCAATCGCGCCGTGGGCAACAGGGGCAACTCCAGGTTGATGGAGTCCCCCGAGCGCAGATTGCCCAGGTTGGACCGCTCCAGCGTTTCCCGGGACAGGTCCGCCTGAAACCCCTTGCCGTCCCGGCCGGTCACGGTCAGACAGGCGCCGTTGACGGCCACGCTGTCGCCGGGCCGGAGTTCCGTGCTCAGAGCGGGGGCAAGCGCTTCCAGGCGGGCCGCGTCTCCGAGCCGCCTCAGCGACTTCACGCGACCGACGTCCTGGATGATTCCGGTAAACATCCCACCCCCGGCTCAATGCGGCTACTCCGAGGCGGCGCCCGAGCGCTGCGGGTACGCCTCGATCATGAGGTCGGGACCGATCCGTTCGACTCTGGAGAAGGCCAGCGGGGGCGCCTTGTCCAGCCCCGGGAAGCCGGCGCCTCCGAACATGGCGACTGCCTTTCCGCCCAGGATCCTGGGAGCCAGAAAGCAGACCAGCTTGTCGACGACCCGGCTGCGCAGGGCTTCGAAGTTGATCGTGGCTCCCCCCTCCATCAGGAGACCGACGACCTGGCGCCGCCCCAACTCCTCCAGGACCGGACCAAAGGCGATTCGGCCGCCGGTTCCCGCTGTCGGAATGACCTCGATCCCTGCTTGCTCCAGCTTGTGCCGCCGCTCAGGCTTGGGCCGCCGGCCGCAAAAAACGATTATATCACCCTGGTCCCGGCTGCTTGCCAGGCGGCTGTCGAGCGGGAGCCGCAGTCGAGAGTCGAGGACCACGCGCAGCAGGGGCCGGGTCCGCGGCTGCCCGCTGCGGTCGGTCAGGTAGGGGTCGTCCTGGAGCGCGGTTCCGATGCCGACCAGGATGGCGTCCGCCTCGAGGCGCATGCGGTGCACTCGTTGGCGAGACTCCAGACTGGTGATCCACTGGGGAGGGCCGTCGTCGGCGGCGATTCTGCCGTCCAGTGTGGCTCCAACCTTGGCGGTCACGAACGGTTTTCGGCTGGAAATGTACTTGGCGAAGGCTTCGTTGAGCCTGCGCGCCTCCTCCTCCCGGACCCCGGAAGTCACCTGGAGGCCGGCCGAGGTCAACCATTCAATGCCCTTGCCGGCCACCAGGGGATTGGGGTCTCTCATGCCCACCACCACCCGGGCGATGCCCGAGTCCACGATGGCCCGGCAGCAGGGCCCGGTGCGGCCCTGGTGGCAGCAGGGTTCCAGATTGACGTATAGGGTGGCTCCGCGAGCCTGGTCGCCGGCCTGCTCCAGGGCCCGGACCTCGGCGTGCTTGCGTTGGCCGTATCGATGAACGCCCTGGCCGACGACGCGGCCGTCCCGAACCAGGACCGCACCCACCATGGGATTGGGACTGGCAAGTCCCCTTCCCCGCAGGGCCAGCTCCAAAGCCTGTCCCATGTAGTAGTGGTCACGTTCGGACATGGTGGCGTGTCGCGGTCCGGCCGGCGTCAGCCGGCGCCGGATGAGCGGGTCGGGTTTGCAGCCGGAACGGTCCCGCGGGAATCCCCTGCGGCGGCCCGCGCCGGTGAGCGGTCGATAGACGGCCCCGGGCCGGCCCCTACGCCTCTCCGTCGAATAGGGAGGCGATGAAGTGCTCGGCTGAAAAGGGGACCAGGTCTTCGATCCGCTCGCCCACTCCCACGTAGCGGATGGGGATCCCGAGATCCCGCGCGATGCCGATGACGACGCCTCCCTTGGCTGTCCCGTCGAGCTTGGTCAATACGATCCCGCTGACACCGGTGGAGCGGGTGAACTCCCGGGCCTGCATCACCCCGTTCTGACCGGTGGTGGCATCCACCACCAGCAGAATCTGTTGGGGCGCTCCGGGAACTTCCCGTGCGGCAATCCGCTTCATTTTCTCCAGCTCGGCCATGAGGTTGTTCTTGGTGTGAAGTCGCCCTGCCGTATCCACGATCAGGATGTTCGCCTGCCTGGCCTTGGCGGCACGAATGGCGTCAAAGAGCACCGCGGCCGGATCGGAACCCGACTGCTGGCGGATGACCTGGGCTCCGGCCCGCTTCCCCCATGCTTCCAGTTGCTCCACCGCCGCCGCCCGAAAGGTGTCGGCGGCGCACACCAGCACCCTCCGCCCTTCCCGGACCCAAAGGCCCGCCAGCTTGCCGGCGGTGGTGGTCTTGCCCACGCCGTTGACCCCGACCACCAACAGCACCTGGAGGCCGGAAGAGGCGGGGCCGTCACCTGGGGCGGAACTGGCCTGCAAGATATCGAGGAGCTCCGATCGGATACAGGATTTGAGCTGGCCCGCGTCGTTGATGCGGTTCCGCTCTACCCGGTCCCTGACCCTGTCGAGGACCACTGTGGTGGTATCGATCCCGACATCGGCCCCCACCAGGATTTCCTCGATTTCCTCAAGCAGTTCCGGGTCTATCGCCTTCCGGCCCTGCAGCACCTCTTCCATGCGGGCCACCAGGTTCCTGCGGGTCGACGACACTGCCGCCTTGAACCTGCCCAGAAGACCGTCCCGGGGTTGCCGATCGTCGCGGGCGCCGCCCGGATTGCCCATGCCTGCCTCCACCGAACTCGTTTCTCCGGGCGCTAATCTTAACACAGGGAAAATGGGCGTCAGGAAGGCGGCAGTCAGCCCTGCTGGACTCGGAGGCCGGGAGACTGCGGCGGCCTATCGCTTTTCGCAGGCGACGCTCTTGGGAGGGGTTCGGGAGCAGGCGATGGAGTCGGTCATTCCCGAGGAGAGCTGGGCGCAGGCGGTGTCGAGGGCCGTTCGCAGAGCCTCGGCCTCGGTGGCTCCAACGGCCTTGCGACAGTCGGTCCTCCCTCTGAACTCCATGCAGACCTCGCAACTGTACTGGTCCAGCGCCATGGAGGAATAGACGATATACCCCAGTACGGCCAGCAGGGAGACGGCAATGAGGATCCGGGTGCCTTTAGACATGGAGGCAAGATTATACGTTAGTCGCAGCGCCCTCGGCCACCCCGCGACGGTTGCGAAGGGCGGGTGTTTTCCGCAACGGTCGCAAAAGATTGATCCACGAAGGAACACGAAGGACGACGAAGGGCCACGAAGAAAGACCAAATCGGCACCAGTTTCAGAGACCTCAGGAACCATTGCCGGGCGGTGCCGTCGTTGGCCCCCGAGAAGATCCGGCACAGGGTAACGACGGGCCGGTTTTCTCCAGAAAATCCTGTTTCCGGCCATTTCACGGCCCCGGCAAGCAACGCGGGTTAACGACGAAGAGCAGATCCGTCCCAAGGCATTCAGTCGTTCTTGGTGTGTCTTCGTCGTCCTTCGTGTGACTTTGTGGATCACTCTTTTTTGTCCCTCCGTGGAAAATTCCCCATGAGACAGGACCCTGCTCCCTCTATCAACATCCTTTATCGAAAACATAAATATTATAAATTTAGTTTGCTGCCGCCTTTCTTCTAGAATTTGGCGGGAGCCGTTTCTTCATCAAGGATTGTCCTCGGGCTTCAGCTCATTCCAACCGAGTTTCAGGCAGGACAAGCAAGACTTCTCGGGTCCGAATTTGGTACAATCCTTGGTTCGATGAGTCAAGATGCCCTTTCCGGCTGTCAATCAAGTTTGCTGGCTTCCCCAACTCAAGCACCTTTAGCCAACTGATTTAGCTGGAAGGCAGCACCGCGGGGCCTTTCGAGGATCCGCCGGTGCCGGCTTCGTGGGCGTTGCTGTCGCCATTTGACGGCAGGCTTGACTGAGGTTCAGAAGATTTCCATGCGTCAGGACGGACTGCCGAAAAAACAGGGGTTGTACGACCCTCGCTTTGAGCGGGACAGTTGCGGGGTGGGTTTCGTGGTCAACGTGGATGGGGACCGCAGCCACCTCATTGTCCGCCAGGGATTGGAAGTGCTTTCCAACCTGGCTCATCGTGGGGCCTGCGGTTGCGATCCGGAGACGGGAGATGGGGCCGGAGCCCTCATCCAGATTCCCCATGAATTCCTGCAACGAGACTGCCGGGCTCTTGGGCTGCAGCTCCCTCGGGCGGGGGAATACGGGGTGGGGATGGTCTTCCTGCCGCGAGAGGTGGAGGCCCGTGCCCGGCTGGAGGGGGTCCTGGAGGAAGTGATCGCGGCCGAGGGGCAAGACCTGCTGGGATGGAGGGATGTGCCCGTCGACAGCCAGGCCATCGGCAGCCTGGCTCGAGAATCGGAGCCGGTCATTCGCCAGGTCTTCATCGGCAAAAGCGCCGGCTTGAAGCGGGAAGCCGACTTTGAGCGCAAGCTGTACGTCGTGTGCAAACGGGTGGAGCGGGAGGTGGAGAGACGGGGTCTGGACCACGGCGAGAGTTTCTACATCGCCAGCCTGTCGGCCGCCACCGTGGTCTACAAGGGCCTCCTGACCGCACCCCAGATCCCGGCTTACTATCGGGATCTGGCCGATCCTGCAGTGAAGAGCGCCCTGTGTCTGGTCCACTCGCGCTTCAGCACCAACACCTTCCCTTCCTGGAAACTGGCCCATCCCTACCGCTACCTGGCCCACAACGGAGAGATCAACACGCTTTGCGGCAACCGCAACTGGATGCGGGCCCGTTCCAAGACGCTCTCCTCGGATCTCTTCGGGGAGGACCTTCCCAAGATATTCCCGTTGGTGTCCGATACGGCCAGCGACAGCGCCACCATCGACAACGCCCTGCAGTTCCTGGTCCAAGGCGGCCGTTCGCTGGCCCACTCGGTGGTGATGCTGATCCCCGAGGCCTGGAACAAGGACATTCGCATGGACCCCGACAAGCGGGGTTTCTACGAGTACCATTCCTGTCTGATGGAGCCCTGGGACGGTCCGGCTTCTATTGCCTTTACCGACGGAACCCGCATCGGCGCGGTGCTCGACCGGAACGGTCTGCGTCCTTCCCGTTATGTGGTCACCAAGGAAAACCTGGTGGTGATGGCTTCCGAAGTGGGTGTGCTGGATCTGCCCGAGGAGCGAATCCTCTACAAGGGCCGGCTCCAACCCGGCAGGATGTTTCTGGTCGACACACAGCAGGGCCGCATCATCGACGACTCCGAGCTCAAGCAGGCCCTCACCACCCGAAAGCCCTATCGGCAGTGGGTCGAAGCCAACCGGATCGAGCTTTCCCAGCTGCCGCCCGCACCGGCCGACAAGGATCTGGTGGTCGAAGATCTGCTGACCCAGCAGCAGGCCTTCGGGTATACGGTGGAAGACCTCCGATTGTTGATGGCCCCCATGGCCAGGAACGGCGAAGAAGCGGTCGGGTCCATGGGAACGGATACGCCGCTGGCGGTTCTCTCCAACAAGTCGCCGCTGCTCTACAACTACTTCAAACAACTCTTCGCCCAGGTGACCAACCCGCCCATCGATTCCATCCGGGAAGAGATGGTGATGTCGGTAGAGAGTTATATCGGCAGCGAGCAGAATCTCCTGGACGAAACCCCCCGGCACGCCCGCCTGCTCAAGTTGCAGTGCCCCGTGCTGACCGATCTCGAGCTGGGTCGAATCCGGCACGCCTCGGTCAAGGACTTCAGCGCCACGACCTTGAAGATGCATTTCCCTGAAGGAGCCGGAGGCGGCGGAATGGAGACCGCCCTGGAGGCGCTCTGCCGCCAAGCTTCCCAGGCGGTGAGCCGGGGGCACAACATCATCATTCTCTCCGATCGCGGTGTCGATGCCGAAAGGGTGCCTATCCCGGCCCTGCTGGCGACGTCGGCCGTCCACCACCACCTCATTCGGGAGGGCACCCGGACCAAGGTCGGCATCGTGGTGGAAACCGGCGAGGCTCGGGAGGTCATGCACTTTGCGCTCCTGATCGGTTTCGGGGCCGGGGCGGTGAACCCCTACCTGGCCTTCCGGACCTTGGCCGACATGGTGGCGCAAAAGCTCTTTCGTCCCGAAGTCACCGAAGAGCTTGCCTTCAAGAACTACATCAAGTCCATCAACAAGGCATTGCTCAAGATCATTGCCAAGATGGGGATTTCCACCATCCAGAGTTACCGGGGAGCTCAGATCTTCGAAGCCATCGGGCTGAATTCACGCTTGGTCGAACGCCACTTCACCGGCACCGCCTCTCGTATCGAGGGCATCGGCCTGGAGGTTCTGGGGCGAGAGGGTATCGCCCGGCACCGACAGGGTTTCCCCAAGGCACAGTCCCGGAAACACCTGCTGGACGTGGGCGGACAATATCAGTGGCGGCGCGACGGCGAGTTTCACCTGTTCAACCCGGAGTCGGTGGCCAAGCTGCAGGTGGCCACCCGTCACGGCGACTACCGCCTGTTCAAGCAGTACTCCACCTTGATCAACGACCAGAGCAGAAACATGTGCACGCTCAGGGGCCTGTTCAAGCTCAAGAAGGGCGACCCCGTTCCGCTGGATGAGGTCGAGCCTGCCTCCGAGATCGTGAAGCGGTTCGCTACCGGGGCCATGTCCTTTGGGTCCATCAGCAAGGAGGCCCACGAGAACCTGGCCATCGCCATGAACCGTATCGGGGCCAAGAGCAATACGGGCGAGGGAGGGGAGGACCCGGCCCGCTACATCCGAGATCCCAACGGGGACTGGCGCCGCAGCGCCATCAAGCAGGTGGCTTCGGGGCGCTTCGGAGTGACGGTCGAGTACCTGGTCAACTCGGAGGAGCTTCAGATCAAGATGGCCCAGGGGGCCAAGCCGGGAGAAGGGGGCCAGTTGCCTGGACACAAAGTGGACAAGGTGATCGCCCGGGTGCGCCACTCCACCCCGGGAGTTTCGCTGATATCGCCTCCGCCCCACCACGACATCTACTCCATCGAGGATCTGGCCCAGTTGATTCACGACCTCAAGAACTCCAATCCGCGGGCCAGGATTTCAGTGAAGTTGGTGGCCGAAGTGGGGGTGGGTACGGTGGCGGCGGGGGTTTCCAAGGCTCACTCCGACGTGGTGCTCATCAGCGGGCACGACGGAGGAACGGGCGCTTCTCCGCAGACCTCCATCAAGCATGCTGGCGTTCCCTGGGAGCTGGGCCTGGCGGAAACCCAGCAGACCCTGGTACTCAATGACCTGCGGGGCCGCATCGTGGTTCAGACCGATGGCCAGCTCAAGACGGGCCGGGACGTGGCGGTGGCCACCCTGCTGGGCGCCGAGGAGTTCGGCTGCGCCACGGCTCCGCTGGTGGCTTCCGGGTGCATCATGATGCGCAAGTGCCATCTCAACACCTGCCCGGTAGGCGTTGCCACCCAGGATCCGGTGTTGAGGCGCAAGTTTTCCGGCAAGCCCGAATACGTCATCAACTTCTTCACCTTCGTGGCCGAGGAACTGCGTGAAATCATGGCGGAGATGGGCTTTCGCAGGGTGGAGGACATGGTAGGCCGGTCGGATCGCCTGGACGTGACCGACGCGGTCGAGCACTGGAAGGCGATGGGGCTGGACTTCACCCGCATCTTCTACAGGCCCCAGGTTCCGGAGCGGGTCGCCACCCACAAGGTTCAGGAACAGGACCACGGTCTGGAGAAGGCGCTGGACCATCAGTTGATTGCCGATTGCCGGGAATCGCTGGAGAAAGGAACCCGGATTTCCCTCAGCTATTCCATCAGAAACTCCCAGCGCACGGTGGGCACCATGCTGAGCTCCGCTCTGGCAGAAGTCCACGGCAATTCCGGGCTTCCCGAAGATTCCATTCAGGTGGATTTTCGCGGTTCGGCCGGCCAAAGCTTCGGGGCTTTTCTGGCGGCCGGTGTCACCTTCAGGCTGGAAGGCGACGCCAACGACTACATCGGCAAAGGGTTGTCGGGCGGCAAGTTGGTTGTGTTTCCGCCCAGGGAGGCGACCTTCAAGGCCGAGGACAACATCCTCATCGGAAACGTGGTGCTCTACGGCGCCACCGGGGGCCAGGCCTACTTCCGGGGGGTGGCCGGGGAGCGATTTGCGGTGCGCAACAGTGGCGCTCGGGCGGTCGTGGAAGGAGTGGGGGACCACGGATGCGAGTACATGACCGGCGGGGTGGCCGTGGTGCTGGGCGAGACCGGACGCAACTTTGCCGCCGGCATGAGCGGAGGCATCGCCTTCGTGCTGGACGAGTCGGGACACTTCAGCCGGAACTGCAACCACAGCATGGTGGATCTTGAGCCGGTGGTGGAGCCTGCCGACCTGGAGACCCTCAAGGGGATGATCTCGCGGCACCGGCGTTTCACCGGGAGTGCGGTTGCGGACAGGGTGCTGCGGGATTGGGAGGCGTTGCTACCCAAGTTCGTGAAAGTGATGCCCGTGGACTACCGGAGAGTCCTCCGGGAGTTGGAAAAGGCCCGGGCTGCCCAAGCTGACCGCGAGCAGACCCCGGCCCTGTCGAGTTAGCTCAATCACCGGAAAGACAAATCAGGATACAGCGGTTCCAGATGGTGTTCTGTATTTCTCGGACAGGACACTAGGGTTCAGGGAGGGCCGCAGGGCTCCTTTCAGTGGCTCCGAGGCGGAGAAGCCATGGGAAAAGTGACGGGATTCATGGAAATCGGCCGGAAGATGGCCCCCCGCCGACCCGTGGACGAGCGCCTCAAGGACTGGTTCCAGGTGTACCGGGAACCTGCCGACTCCCTGGTGCAGAGCCAGGGGGCCCGCTGCATGGATTGCGGCATTCCCTTCTGCCACACCGGTTGTCCTCTGGGAAACATCATTCCGGACTGGAACGACCTGGTCTATCGAAACCGCTGGCAGGAAGCCATCCAGGTACTGCACAAGACCAACAACTTCCCCGAGTTTACCGGTTGGGTCTGCCCTGCGCCCTGCGAAGAGGCCTGTGTGCTTGGAATCAACGACAAACCGGTTACCATCAAGCAGATCGAAATCAGCATCATCGAGCATGCCTTCCGTGAAGGCTGGATCAAACCGACGCCTCCCGCCGTTCGTACCGGGAAAAAGGTGGCCGTGGTGGGTTCGGGTCCGGCCGGCCTGGCCTGCGCGGACCAGTTGAACAAGGTGGGCCACCGGGTCACCGTGCTTGAACGCGCCGACCGCATCGGGGGGCTGCTGACCTATGGAATTCCCGATTTCAAGCTGGAAAAGTGGGTGGTGCGGCGTCGCCTCGATCTGATGCGGGAAGAGGGTGTCCTCTTCAGGACCGGGGCCAACGTCGGATTCAACGTGGCGGTGGAGGATCTGAGGCGGGACTTCGACGCTCTGGTTTTGGCGGGCGGGGCCACCAAGGCCCGCGACTTGCCCGTCCCGGGCCGGGAGCTGGACGGCATCCATCTGGCCATGGATTATCTGCCGCAGCAGAACCGGCGGGTGGCTGGAGACCGGAAGATTCCAGGGAAGGGCATCACCGCCAAGGGCAAGCGAGTGACCATCCTGGGCGGCGGAGATACGGGTTCGGACTGCCACGGGACGGCTCTCAGGCAGGGAGCCCGCTCGGTGCGCTCCTGGGAACTCCTGCCCAAACCTCCGCCTGAACGGACTCCCTCCATGCCGTGGCCCTACTGGCCGATGATCCTGAGAACCTCCTCTTCCCACGAAGAGGGCGGCTTTCGGGACTGGAGCATCAACACCAAGCGGTTTAGCGGCTCCAATGGTCGAGTGGAAAAGCTGCATGCGGTTCGCGTCGAATTCGGAGAACCCAACCAAAACGGACGCCGTCCCATGCGGGAAGTGGCGGGAAGCGAGTTTGAGGTGGAGACCGAGCTGGTGTTGCTGGCGCTGGGTTTCCTGGGACCGGAGTCCGACGGCATGCTGAAGCAATTGGGGGTCAAGCTGGATGCTCGCGGCAATGTGGAGGCGGACGGCGACTACATGAGCAGCCAGCCGGGAGTCTTTGCGGCCGGTGACATGCGGCGAGGACAGTCGCTGGTGGTCTGGGCCATCGCCGAGGGCCGCTTGGCCGCTCGCGGTGTGGACCGGTTTCTGATGGGATCGACCGATCTGCCCTGATCGGCCCCCGAGCCGGCCCGCCGGTCGAGCCTGATTCCCGGTCTTCTCCCCAGTCAATCCCGGTCCCGGGCTTGATTACCCCCGTTCCCCCGGCGCCAACCCATTCCCGCCGTCAGCGGGAGAATCCTTGATCGAGGTCACGACTCCTCATGGACGGTAGCGGCAAGATCGAGCGCCTCAGCGTTCCGGCGCTGGACGAAATCCTCGGGGAGCCCTTCAAGGTCCTGAATGATGGCTTCATCCGCTTGATCGACTACATGGGTTCGGATGAGGCCATCGTGCAGGCCGCCCGTGTCTCCTACGGGAAGGGAACCAAGAAGGTCCACCAGGACCGCGGCTTGATTCGATACCTGATGCGGCACCGTCACACGACTCCCTTCGAGATGTGCGAAATCAAGCTGCACGTCCGGGTGCCGATGGACTGCTGGCGCCAGTGGATCCGCCACCGAACGGCCAGTGTCAACGAGTACTCGACCCGCTATTCCGAGGCTATCGATTCGGCTCAACTGACCGGTGACGACCAGTGGCGGGAGCAATCCCGGGGCAACCGCCAGGGCAGCACGGGATTCCTGACCCGCGAAGTCGGCTCGGAGCTTTCCGAAGGAGAATCAATTCTGATTCAGGATAGCCGCCGGCTCTACCGCGAACGCCTGGAGGCCGGCGTCGCCAGAGAGCAGGCTCGCAAGGACCTTCCGCTCTCAACCTATACCGAGGCCTACTGGAAGATCGACCTCCACAACCTGTTGCACTTCCTGGCCCTGAGAATGGATGCCCACGCCCAGTGGGAGATCCGCAGCTACGCCACCGTCATCGGCGAGGAAATTCTCAGCCGCTGGTGCCCCATCACCTGGGAAGCCTTCCAGGACTACCGTTTTCATTCCACCGCCCTTTCCCGACGGGAGCAGCAGATTATCCGCATGCTGGCCGCCGACTGCCCGGAGGAAGCCAAGGAACTGGCTTCTCAATTCGGGCTTCTCAACTATGACGGCCCCCGCCTCAAGCCCAACCGCGAGCGCAAGGAGCTGGAGGAGAAGCTTCAGTCCCTGAACTTCAAGATTCCCTGGTTGGATGGATAGATTGGCGGATATGCGGGCCAGTCGCCCCTTCAATCCAGGAGGGTGTCAATCCTTGTGTCCAGCGCTGCCGCAATGCGGTTCAAGGCCTTCACGGAGCCGGTCTTGAGACCTCGTTCGATTTCGGAGAGATAGCCGTTGGCAAACCCCGTCTTTTCGGCCAGAGCTCTCAGCGTCATGCCGCGAAACGCCCGCCAGGCAGCGACTGGGTTCTCCCCGTCCATGATTCTCAGAAAGACCTCGTGCGGGATGCGGCTCCCATCATCGGCTTCCCTGGCCGCCACCAAATCTTCCAGCTCTTCCTGACGAGCAATCAGGGCGTCGTAGTCCGCCCGACTCAGCGTAACGGTTTCGGTCTCAGACATAGGCTTCCCTCCGATGACGCACTCTCAAGACAACCATGACGGTCAATTCGCCGGCTTGGTCCCACTTGAAGATGATCACTCTTATCTTGTCGCTTCCGGCAAGTCCAGCCGCCGCCCTGGTGTGCGGATCATTGGAGGAAGAAACTGCCGATGGTTGTTAAAGAGGAACCACGAATGGACACGAATACCGAAGGAGCTCCTTTGCTGCGACGGAGTCAGGGGATGAAGCCCACCCGGGAGCGCGGGCGTCCCGCCCGCACAAGACTTGGCACAGCCTGGTTCATCTCCTCCACCTGCCTCGACCGGCAACGGCGCCAGGACTCTGCTTCGGCCGAGCCCATGCCGTACCCGCCGGCAGGGTGGCCGGGCGCCACATCACAGGGAAACTGAGCGGCACGAATCGGGATAGCAAGCGGGCGGGACGCCCGCGCTCCCGGGTGGCGCCTCTTCCAATCGCTCTTGCTCCTCAAGAGGGCGTGCACGGGATTGCATGAACTCAGCCAGTGCCGATGCGGCACAGCCGTCGCGCTTCGTGGCTCTTCGTGGATCACTCTTTTTTTGTTTCAGGCAGGTCGGGAATGCAGGGGTGGACGGCGATGGACTGAAAGCGCCTGAGCCGGACGACACCCGGCTTTCCTCCCTTGGGCCTGGTGACGAACTTTTTCTGCGTATAGTGCACCTCGACCCGGGGTGCGTTGCGGGCCTGGCTGAAATAGGCGGCCAACTGGGCTGCTTCCAGCAGCGAGGGCCCCGAGGGCTCAGAGCGCCTGTCGGGATTTCGCAGCACCACATGGGATCCCGAATATCCCGCCACATGCAGCCAGAAGTCGTGGCCGTGAGCCACTTTGCCCGTCAAGGCGTCGTTTTGCCGGTTCCCCCTGCCCACCAGAATGGTCGACCCCTCCGATGAAACAAACCGGCGAGCCAGCTTCGAAAGTTCCGCCCTTGCCTCTTCCCTGGAAGAGCGGCGCGGTCCGGCCCCGGACGGCGTCGGCGAAGGGATTGGATCCGGACGTGCGGGCGCCGGCTCCGGCTCGGCCGGAGAGGTTGTCCGGTCAAGCTGCTCCTGTTTTTCCTCCAGGGCGGCAAGCTCTGCCCGAACCGCTTCCAGCCGAGTCAGAATCCTGGGAATGGCGCGGCTCGACTTCCGGAAATGCCGCGCATAGCGGGTGGCGTTCTGGAGCGCCGTGAGCCGGGGCTCCAGGGGAATCGTCACCTCGGGTTGATCCGGCTGAAACAGGTCCGGAAGGCGCACGGATGTCCGGCCCGCGGGCAACCCCGGAGCCTGGGCCAGCAGCAGGTCGCTGTATCTCTTGAAACCTTGGCCCCGGCGGTTCTTTTCCAGGTCCGTTTCCAGGTCTTTCAGCAGTCGGGTCAGCTTCCTGCCTCGCCGTCGCAACCGCGAGAGCCGGCCCTGGCGCCCTTGGAACCACTCTTGGCGATCCTGGTAAAGCCGACAGGTCTCGGCCACGGCGGCGTTCATGTTGGGGAATTCCCGATGAGGAAAACCCCCCAGGTGGGTTAGCGGGAAAGGAGTGCAGATCCAGGGTTGGCTGTCCTTGGCGGGTGGGTAAGTTCGAGGAGTAACGGGTCCATGCCGCACCCGCTGAATCATTTCCTGTATACATTCCCACGACCCCTCCGGGTCCGTCTGGCATCGGTGAACGATCTCTCGAAGGAAGAGAGGACTCAGACCTCGGATTCCCTTCCCGGGGCGACCGTCCCGGGCGGTCCTTGGACTCTTCCTTCCGGACCCCCGGCAGGCATCCAGGATCAGGTCGTGGAGCACCTGCCTGTCGAGGCTTTCCAGGCCGGAACCGGCGCCGGACGCCGGACCGGCGGCAGGCTGATGGGGTCTAAAGGCTCGCAGAACGCGGCCCTGGTCGTCTTGCAGGAAGGCGTTGACCCGCAGGGGAATCAGTTCCAGGCGCAGAAGGTGGGTTCTGGCTGAAGAAGGCCACTTTACCTCCTCGATGGCGAGGGTAACCGACCGATCTCCCAGCTCTTTTTCGACGGCGACGATGGCGCCCCCCGTCAGGTGGCTCCGT encodes:
- a CDS encoding riboflavin synthase, which encodes MFTGIIQDVGRVKSLRRLGDAARLEALAPALSTELRPGDSVAVNGACLTVTGRDGKGFQADLSRETLERSNLGNLRSGDSINLELPLLPTARLGGHFVQGHVDAVAQVVRIEKQQAFALFRFSLPAEMRAYVVEKGSISVDGISLTVSGLGKGFFEVAIIPHTLEHTNLSQRKPGDRVNLECDILAKYVEASLSHRTHDGSQDGLSVQHLRDQGYR
- the ribD gene encoding bifunctional diaminohydroxyphosphoribosylaminopyrimidine deaminase/5-amino-6-(5-phosphoribosylamino)uracil reductase RibD; protein product: MSERDHYYMGQALELALRGRGLASPNPMVGAVLVRDGRVVGQGVHRYGQRKHAEVRALEQAGDQARGATLYVNLEPCCHQGRTGPCCRAIVDSGIARVVVGMRDPNPLVAGKGIEWLTSAGLQVTSGVREEEARRLNEAFAKYISSRKPFVTAKVGATLDGRIAADDGPPQWITSLESRQRVHRMRLEADAILVGIGTALQDDPYLTDRSGQPRTRPLLRVVLDSRLRLPLDSRLASSRDQGDIIVFCGRRPKPERRHKLEQAGIEVIPTAGTGGRIAFGPVLEELGRRQVVGLLMEGGATINFEALRSRVVDKLVCFLAPRILGGKAVAMFGGAGFPGLDKAPPLAFSRVERIGPDLMIEAYPQRSGAASE
- the ftsY gene encoding signal recognition particle-docking protein FtsY, which gives rise to MGNPGGARDDRQPRDGLLGRFKAAVSSTRRNLVARMEEVLQGRKAIDPELLEEIEEILVGADVGIDTTTVVLDRVRDRVERNRINDAGQLKSCIRSELLDILQASSAPGDGPASSGLQVLLVVGVNGVGKTTTAGKLAGLWVREGRRVLVCAADTFRAAAVEQLEAWGKRAGAQVIRQQSGSDPAAVLFDAIRAAKARQANILIVDTAGRLHTKNNLMAELEKMKRIAAREVPGAPQQILLVVDATTGQNGVMQAREFTRSTGVSGIVLTKLDGTAKGGVVIGIARDLGIPIRYVGVGERIEDLVPFSAEHFIASLFDGEA
- the gltB gene encoding glutamate synthase large subunit, whose amino-acid sequence is MRQDGLPKKQGLYDPRFERDSCGVGFVVNVDGDRSHLIVRQGLEVLSNLAHRGACGCDPETGDGAGALIQIPHEFLQRDCRALGLQLPRAGEYGVGMVFLPREVEARARLEGVLEEVIAAEGQDLLGWRDVPVDSQAIGSLARESEPVIRQVFIGKSAGLKREADFERKLYVVCKRVEREVERRGLDHGESFYIASLSAATVVYKGLLTAPQIPAYYRDLADPAVKSALCLVHSRFSTNTFPSWKLAHPYRYLAHNGEINTLCGNRNWMRARSKTLSSDLFGEDLPKIFPLVSDTASDSATIDNALQFLVQGGRSLAHSVVMLIPEAWNKDIRMDPDKRGFYEYHSCLMEPWDGPASIAFTDGTRIGAVLDRNGLRPSRYVVTKENLVVMASEVGVLDLPEERILYKGRLQPGRMFLVDTQQGRIIDDSELKQALTTRKPYRQWVEANRIELSQLPPAPADKDLVVEDLLTQQQAFGYTVEDLRLLMAPMARNGEEAVGSMGTDTPLAVLSNKSPLLYNYFKQLFAQVTNPPIDSIREEMVMSVESYIGSEQNLLDETPRHARLLKLQCPVLTDLELGRIRHASVKDFSATTLKMHFPEGAGGGGMETALEALCRQASQAVSRGHNIIILSDRGVDAERVPIPALLATSAVHHHLIREGTRTKVGIVVETGEAREVMHFALLIGFGAGAVNPYLAFRTLADMVAQKLFRPEVTEELAFKNYIKSINKALLKIIAKMGISTIQSYRGAQIFEAIGLNSRLVERHFTGTASRIEGIGLEVLGREGIARHRQGFPKAQSRKHLLDVGGQYQWRRDGEFHLFNPESVAKLQVATRHGDYRLFKQYSTLINDQSRNMCTLRGLFKLKKGDPVPLDEVEPASEIVKRFATGAMSFGSISKEAHENLAIAMNRIGAKSNTGEGGEDPARYIRDPNGDWRRSAIKQVASGRFGVTVEYLVNSEELQIKMAQGAKPGEGGQLPGHKVDKVIARVRHSTPGVSLISPPPHHDIYSIEDLAQLIHDLKNSNPRARISVKLVAEVGVGTVAAGVSKAHSDVVLISGHDGGTGASPQTSIKHAGVPWELGLAETQQTLVLNDLRGRIVVQTDGQLKTGRDVAVATLLGAEEFGCATAPLVASGCIMMRKCHLNTCPVGVATQDPVLRRKFSGKPEYVINFFTFVAEELREIMAEMGFRRVEDMVGRSDRLDVTDAVEHWKAMGLDFTRIFYRPQVPERVATHKVQEQDHGLEKALDHQLIADCRESLEKGTRISLSYSIRNSQRTVGTMLSSALAEVHGNSGLPEDSIQVDFRGSAGQSFGAFLAAGVTFRLEGDANDYIGKGLSGGKLVVFPPREATFKAEDNILIGNVVLYGATGGQAYFRGVAGERFAVRNSGARAVVEGVGDHGCEYMTGGVAVVLGETGRNFAAGMSGGIAFVLDESGHFSRNCNHSMVDLEPVVEPADLETLKGMISRHRRFTGSAVADRVLRDWEALLPKFVKVMPVDYRRVLRELEKARAAQADREQTPALSS